The following coding sequences lie in one Cronobacter universalis NCTC 9529 genomic window:
- the tsaC gene encoding L-threonylcarbamoyladenylate synthase type 1 TsaC yields MKNNQPADAISSIVDVLKKEQVIAYPTEAVFGVGCDPDSETAVKRLLELKQRPMEKGLILIAANFEQLKPYIDDAALTSEQREAVFACWPGPVTFVFPAKPSTPRWLTGRFDSLAVRVTNHPQVITLCEAFGKPLVSTSANLSGLEPCRTAQEVLAQFGDDFPVLHGATGGRQNPSEIRDALTGELFRQG; encoded by the coding sequence GTGAAGAATAATCAGCCTGCGGACGCGATATCGTCTATTGTCGACGTCCTTAAAAAAGAACAAGTCATCGCTTATCCAACTGAAGCAGTCTTTGGCGTCGGGTGCGATCCCGACAGCGAAACCGCCGTAAAACGTCTGCTTGAGTTAAAACAGCGTCCAATGGAAAAAGGGCTTATCCTGATTGCGGCGAATTTTGAGCAACTTAAGCCTTATATTGACGACGCGGCATTAACGTCAGAACAGCGTGAAGCGGTATTTGCCTGCTGGCCTGGGCCTGTCACGTTTGTATTTCCGGCAAAGCCGTCAACGCCACGCTGGCTGACCGGTCGTTTCGACTCGCTTGCGGTTCGTGTCACGAATCATCCGCAGGTAATTACGCTGTGCGAAGCCTTTGGCAAGCCGCTGGTGTCGACCAGCGCCAATCTTTCCGGGCTTGAACCATGCCGTACGGCGCAGGAAGTACTGGCACAGTTTGGCGATGATTTCCCTGTGCTGCATGGCGCAACGGGTGGTCGACAAAATCCTTCCGAGATCCGTGATGCGCTGACGGGTGAACTTTTCCGACAAGGGTAA
- a CDS encoding DNA topoisomerase family protein, with protein MARSALFSVPKHEPCPKCGAELLIRSGKHGPFLGCSQYPECDYVRPLKGQADGHIVKVLEGQQCLACDATLVLRQGRFGMFIGCSRYPECEHTEQIDKPDETALRCPQCSDGHLVQRRSRFGKTFYSCDRYPECQFVINTRPVAGECPECHYPLLTEKKTAQGMKRFCASKQCGKPVTAEKDSEE; from the coding sequence ATGGCAAGGTCAGCACTCTTTTCAGTGCCCAAACACGAGCCCTGCCCAAAATGCGGGGCTGAACTTCTTATCCGTTCCGGGAAGCATGGTCCTTTCCTGGGATGTTCACAGTATCCTGAGTGTGATTACGTCCGCCCGCTGAAAGGCCAGGCGGACGGTCACATCGTCAAAGTGCTCGAAGGCCAGCAATGCCTGGCATGTGACGCGACGCTTGTGCTACGGCAGGGGCGTTTTGGCATGTTTATCGGGTGCAGCCGTTACCCTGAGTGCGAGCACACCGAGCAGATCGACAAACCGGACGAAACCGCATTACGCTGTCCACAGTGCAGCGACGGTCATCTGGTTCAGCGTCGGTCGCGCTTTGGCAAAACCTTCTATTCATGCGATCGCTATCCGGAATGCCAGTTTGTGATTAATACCAGACCGGTGGCTGGCGAGTGCCCGGAATGCCATTATCCCCTCCTTACAGAAAAGAAAACCGCGCAGGGCATGAAACGCTTTTGCGCCAGTAAACAATGTGGAAAGCCGGTAACGGCGGAAAAAGACAGTGAAGAATAA